CTTGCTTCGTTTGTAGATCTTGCCCTGTATCAATACCAGTTTGTTTACAATCGTAACACTATGCGTCCTTCTACAGCACTTCGTTTGCTGGGTATAACCCTCTTGGCGACTCTTGCATCTGCtcaagctccagctccagcagGTTGGCCAAAGTTCTGGTTCAAAGGACATGTTACAAACAAGGAAACGTTCAAATACAATCCTACAAATGAGTTCATCTTTCCTAGTATCTTCCATGCAGGACGATATCTAGACAACCCCCTAGGAGAATGGTATCTCTACTATGCTCCTCACGAGAACCCAGGAGGTATCTCTCTCGTGTACTCGGATAGTCTCGAGGGACCATGGAAAGAATACAGCAACAATCcaatcatcaagaacaagtGGGACTCTTACTATTCGGTTCCGCACGTATCCAGTCCAGATGCTACATGGAACTCGGAGACTGGTCGCATGTTCCTTTACTTCCATGGCGACAACACAAGAACACGCTGGGCTGAGTCTTCGAATGGTGTCGACTTTAGATACGGTGGCGTGGCAGTGAGCAACGACATGGCCAGCTCAGACACGACTGAATCAAGTTATGCACGTGTTTTTGCGCACCCCAACTCAGCATCAAAGTACAACTACGCAATGTTCTACATGGCCAACGAGCGCAACAACAAGCGCAAGATCAGACTTGCCGAGTCTGTAGATGGTCGCAAGTGGGTTGTCGACCCAGACTACGTGGTCACTGGTGGTAGCATAGAGGGTGACAATGTGTCTGGTGCGAATTATTGGGTGTGGAGAGGACAAGCGTATGTGATTTATCATGGTTCTTCGGGGAAGATGTACGCTCGGACTATTGATGCGACGCTACGAGATGTAGGATCGGAGCCAATTGTTTTTTACCAGTCTCGCAACCAGGGTGCGGATGTGGGACGCGTTGCGGCCCCTGATGTCGCGACTTCTGGGGAGAATACTTATTTATTCTATGAGTCTGGGGATCGATTGGGAGGGACAATTGCTTGGGCAAAGATGCAGAAGCAGACGACTCGTTCTGTTTATGAATGGAAGGCATAGATGTGATGGtttgtttttattatttcacTGTACAATACTAGGTAGTGTATATTCGATAGTGCATCAATATTATATTGAGGTTGTAATGTGCCCGGCTGTCAATATTGGTTTCAGTGTTGTCTACCCTATGTTTTTTGCTGCGACATGCTTTTAGGGGAGCTTGGACAGTAAAAGTCAGACTTGATCCCCTGAAT
This Fusarium poae strain DAOMC 252244 chromosome 3, whole genome shotgun sequence DNA region includes the following protein-coding sequences:
- a CDS encoding hypothetical protein (SECRETED:SignalP(1-21)), producing MRPSTALRLLGITLLATLASAQAPAPAGWPKFWFKGHVTNKETFKYNPTNEFIFPSIFHAGRYLDNPLGEWYLYYAPHENPGGISLVYSDSLEGPWKEYSNNPIIKNKWDSYYSVPHVSSPDATWNSETGRMFLYFHGDNTRTRWAESSNGVDFRYGGVAVSNDMASSDTTESSYARVFAHPNSASKYNYAMFYMANERNNKRKIRLAESVDGRKWVVDPDYVVTGGSIEGDNVSGANYWVWRGQAYVIYHGSSGKMYARTIDATLRDVGSEPIVFYQSRNQGADVGRVAAPDVATSGENTYLFYESGDRLGGTIAWAKMQKQTTRSVYEWKA